The Leptospira neocaledonica DNA window TCGGGACCAATGTCATCTGGGTCCTGTTATGCAATCCTTTTAGATAATTATGGACTAGTTTTCCTGCGAATCCGAATTTATAATATTTTGCATACGCGTGGAAATTTGTCCTAAAATCGCTGATAATAGGAATTCCTACATGTCTAGCTGCCCTGACTGCGGACCAGCCTAATGGTCCTTCCGTAACCACATGAACTATATCAGGTTTTTCTAATTCAATCAATCTGCGTAGCAGGTATTTTTCTGGAAATCCGAATCTTAGGTCTTCGTATAAGGGGATTTTTGCCCCTCTCACTAAAACTTCTCTATAATTGCCACTTGCCGTTGCGTAATCGTTATGGCCTTGTTTCGGACGGACCAGGATGATCTCGTGACCTCTTTGTAAAAGATCGCCCAACATTCTATGAAGTGTTTTGGCAACTCCGTTGATCTCAGGAGGAAATGTTTCGGTCACCACTAATATTCGAAAGGGGCCTGCTTTAGGATAAGAACTGATATATGTCGATGGAAGCATCGACTTTCGATCATCTTAAATTTTTGTATCTACTCCATGAAGAGAGAATTACTTTTTCGTTACAGAATGCGGACTGAGGTCTAAAGACCTATTGTTCTATTCCGGTAGCAAATGCCTTTCTTAAAAGTCTTCCGCAGTACACTGATTCTGCATAAGCCAGGCCCGATGTAGAATATCTGGCGACGATCCCGTAAGTGGTGACTGTCGGATCTATCCAAGGATAGAATCCGAATTTTCCGGGACTACTGTATGCAGCATCGTTTCCGGAAGAATCTTCTACCCAATGTCCGTAAGAATAATGTACATCTTCAAAAACAAAAGGTGAATACTTTGCTTGGGTGGGATGTGCAGAAGGTAATGTAGGCACAAGATCTGCTCCCAAATAATTTCGGATCGTTAGATTAGAATTTAATATTCTTCTTAAGAACTGAGCATAAACAGAAGCCGAAGTCCTAACTCCGCCTGCAGGTTGAGGAACCGCATAGTCTATTCCAGGATTGGATCCGAATAAAGTATCTCCTATTTCAGTTGCAAGTTGAGCGCGAGTGTAATTTGTAAGTGCAGGAGTTAGGCCGCTTGGATTCAAAGCAGCATACGCTTGGAAATGTGCTCCGTTATAATAAAAATAATTTAGGTCACCGGAATTATAATAGTCATTATTATTTGTTCCATCTCTTCCAGGTCCGTTTATAAAACATGCATTTACTGTAAGAGCTAAATTACATTTGTTATCGCTCAGATTATCGTAACCCGATCTCATCCTAAGATAAGATTGTTCTATCGATGATGGGGTTCCAACCTTCTGTAGAACATAAGCCCCCCAAATCCATTTAGATGCGGAAGCAATCAAAAGAACTGTGGATCCATTCACTGAACCGTTTACGGACGAATATCCATAAGCTCCATTGACATCTCCAATTTCCCAATAAAAAGCTCCCAGTTTGGTACAAGTAGAATTCTTGGTTGCAGTAGCTTCTACTGCGTCTAGTTGGGCCTGTTTGGAAGAATCTACGATCGTATAGTCTGCCGGGACTTGTATATTCGATAATGCTAATGTAGAAAGTAGAGAAGAAAGAGGATCTTCGCTAGGTGGAGGAGGACAGGCAAATAAAAGGGAAATGGGGAGAAGATATAGATACTTTCGCATAAAATTCTCTAACTCAATTCGACGTCGGCAATCTAGAATAACTGCCGACTTTAAGTGATTTTTCGCCTAGATCGATTTATTTTGACTTTTTTTGTTTAGTTGCGGGTGGAGGATTACGAAGTTCTTTCAATTTGTCGGATAGCCATTTTTCGGATTCTACTTCTTTTCCATCCGGGAATTTAATCTTATATGGAGTTCCTGTGATCGAGGACTTACTTGCTAATCCTTTGATAAAATCTTCCGTGCTGCTTATTTTACTTTTGGCCGCATCGTATTTTTTAAGTAAATGAGCTTTTGCTTCGTCAAGTTTATGTTCAGAACCATTTCGTATAAAAACACAACCTTTGCAAGAATCTAAGGAAGAAACCAGTGATTTGATCTCGTCTTCAGGCTCTGCTCCGAAAACAAAACTGGAAATAAAAATTATAAAAGAGAATAGTAGAATGGATGGGATTTTGTTCATGATCGTCCTGAGAATTAAATTGGGCCTGCTTACTTATGGCAACCAAGTATTCGAAATTTTGTAATTTTCTTAGGTTCCTTTTTTTCGTGACCGTAAAGACCCTCTTTGTGTATTATTCTTAAAAGGAAGACCTAGGTGAAAAAATTCGTTTTATTCTATATATTCTTATTCTTTGGACTTACATCTATATATTCTCAAGAACAGACTACTGTTGCACCCGAAACAAAAGATAGGTCTCGTTGGGATCTAGTCTGGAGAAGTGCAGTCCTCCCTGGTTGGGGACTTCTTCATGCAAAAGAATACAGAAAAGGTAGGTTCACAATGGTGATCACTTCTGTATTATTGCTTTCAGAACTGAAAGGACACAAAGAAGAATTGGAAAGAAAAAGAGAATTTGAGGATTCCAGAAATCTATTTCTAACATATTCTAATTTTTATCCTCAACCGGACCCGGGAATGGTTGTGCTTTTAGCAAATTATCAGCATAGTAAACAGGATGATCTGGACGGAGTTCGTAGCCGAAACGATCTGAGATTGGCACTTTTGGGAGCAAAGTATATTCTTCAATTGGCATATACTTATTGGAGAGGTATCAGATGGGAGGAGGAAAATTCTTCCGGATTTGATTTTAATATTCGAACCTATTCACAATCGGATTCGAGAGATCAAGTTAGAGAACCATTTGGAATGGATTTAAAATATAGATTTCATTTTTAGAACCTTCTTCACGCAAAACCTGGAGAATTTTAAACATAGAATCTATTTCTAACCTGTAATTGAATTCTTAAGTTCTTTATCTCGGATTCGGTCTCTCGTTACTCATCAAGAAATTTATTCGATATATATGAGCCGAAGAAAAGAACTCCTAGAATGAAAAAATTCATAAAAATCCGAAAATAAAAGTAATTCGAAAATATGAGGTCCCAGGGAGGCCAAATGGAATACACTAGATTGATATTTTGAACAGGATCAGTGAACTTCAGACTGAGTAATTGTACGAAAACATACCATAAAAACGATTCGATCCAGGGAAAAGGCAATAATCCTATTTTTCGAAAACAATATATTGAGATTAATACATATAATAAATGTGTAAAATATGAAAGTTTGTCCGGAGGGTAATCGTTTAAAACTTCATCGGAAAGCCAAAAAATGGTTCCGAGTATTAGCCACAATCCTCCGATTTGAATTCCTTTTCGAAATCCGAAAATTAAACTTCCTGAAACTAAAAATGCAGAAACATGGCAGATCCAAAAATAATTATCCGGTTCTCTCCATAAATAATTCGTAATCAGGGTGTAGGATAAAAGAAAGATCCCTAAAATTTTTAGATAATTCGGAAATTTCCTAATAGGGTTCATAAAAAGATATTAAGTGAACCTATTTACTAGCTGGAGAAAATCTTTGCCATTGTTTTCCTTCTTTCCAGACCTGAAATTCTCCGGGTAAAAAATGAGTCCAGATTTCGTTTTGGGTCAAAGGGCTTGTGGCTAAAACTGTAACTATATCTTTCGGATTTGTATGTTTACTAAAATCTATGCTTAGGTCTGCATCTATCAGTTTGGCCTCTCCGAAAGGAGCATGTCTCGTGATATAAACAAGTTTTGTGGAACAGTAAGCATATAAATATTTGGAATCCGAAATTAGAATATTCGAGACTCCCTTTTTTCCGAGCTTGGACAATAGTTTTCGGATCTCTTGGGAGAGTTGGGTTTCGTTTTTAGGTCTTGTCTTGAACTTCTTTTTTAATTCGGAGAGT harbors:
- a CDS encoding DUF5329 domain-containing protein, with the protein product MNKIPSILLFSFIIFISSFVFGAEPEDEIKSLVSSLDSCKGCVFIRNGSEHKLDEAKAHLLKKYDAAKSKISSTEDFIKGLASKSSITGTPYKIKFPDGKEVESEKWLSDKLKELRNPPPATKQKKSK